A genomic window from Phoenix dactylifera cultivar Barhee BC4 chromosome 7, palm_55x_up_171113_PBpolish2nd_filt_p, whole genome shotgun sequence includes:
- the LOC103715531 gene encoding auxin-responsive protein SAUR50 isoform X1: MATAINKVVKIRQIVQLKRVMKRWRSLSLRGGSGERRSSPLEWDSGSNRPVRAGFVAVYVGPERRRFVIPTRFLNLPVFASLLDRAEEEYGFQPAGGLALPCDPAFFRWVVDALERDEDRFKGLNLDAFLRLFADRASSSPCKKDPSYSSFAPLLSNTNV, translated from the coding sequence atggcgaCGGCCATCAACAAGGTGGTGAAGATACGGCAGATCGTGCAGCTGAAGCGGGTGATGAAGCGGTGGCGGTCCCTCAGCCTCCGCGGCGGCAGCGGAGAGCGGCGCTCCTCTCCCTTGGAGTGGGACTCCGGCTCGAACCGGCCGGTGCGGGCCGGATTCGTGGCCGTGTACGTGGGCCCGGAGCGGCGGCGGTTCGTGATCCCGACTCGGTTCCTGAACCTGCCGGTCTTCGCGTCGCTGCTGGACCGGGCGGAGGAGGAGTACGGCTTCCAACCGGCCGGCGGTCTTGCGCTTCCATGCGACCCGGCTTTTTTCCGGTGGGTCGTCGACGCCCTCGAGCGGGACGAGGACCGGTTCAAGGGTCTCAATCTCGACGCCTTCCTCCGTCTCTTCGCCGACCGCGCCTCATCCTCCCCCTGCAAGAAGGACCCCTCGTACAGTAGCTTCGCTCCTCTTTTGTCCAATACTAACGTTTGA
- the LOC103715531 gene encoding auxin-responsive protein SAUR24 isoform X2, whose protein sequence is MKRWRSLSLRGGSGERRSSPLEWDSGSNRPVRAGFVAVYVGPERRRFVIPTRFLNLPVFASLLDRAEEEYGFQPAGGLALPCDPAFFRWVVDALERDEDRFKGLNLDAFLRLFADRASSSPCKKDPSYSSFAPLLSNTNV, encoded by the coding sequence ATGAAGCGGTGGCGGTCCCTCAGCCTCCGCGGCGGCAGCGGAGAGCGGCGCTCCTCTCCCTTGGAGTGGGACTCCGGCTCGAACCGGCCGGTGCGGGCCGGATTCGTGGCCGTGTACGTGGGCCCGGAGCGGCGGCGGTTCGTGATCCCGACTCGGTTCCTGAACCTGCCGGTCTTCGCGTCGCTGCTGGACCGGGCGGAGGAGGAGTACGGCTTCCAACCGGCCGGCGGTCTTGCGCTTCCATGCGACCCGGCTTTTTTCCGGTGGGTCGTCGACGCCCTCGAGCGGGACGAGGACCGGTTCAAGGGTCTCAATCTCGACGCCTTCCTCCGTCTCTTCGCCGACCGCGCCTCATCCTCCCCCTGCAAGAAGGACCCCTCGTACAGTAGCTTCGCTCCTCTTTTGTCCAATACTAACGTTTGA